Proteins encoded by one window of Sphingomonas ginkgonis:
- a CDS encoding DUF4402 domain-containing protein, with the protein MRLVLLLLLAAVLAGPGSPAGAQCRLCGSAPGLGEPATAATPMRLEVETRLDFDRLVLRSPAGGQARLGPDGSRSLAGVEEIGGRAFAGTIVIRGEAGRLVRIDLPAEIRMSGIGGGQIRITDLVSDAPAVARLDSSGLLRVRLGGRLDISGEAEGDYRGEIPITVEYL; encoded by the coding sequence ATGCGGCTCGTCCTGCTCCTGCTGCTCGCGGCCGTGCTGGCGGGCCCCGGCTCCCCGGCCGGGGCGCAATGCCGGCTGTGCGGGTCCGCGCCCGGGCTGGGCGAGCCGGCGACCGCGGCGACGCCGATGCGGCTGGAGGTGGAGACCCGGCTCGACTTCGACCGGCTGGTGCTGCGCAGCCCCGCCGGCGGCCAGGCCCGGCTCGGCCCCGACGGGTCGCGCAGCCTCGCCGGAGTCGAGGAGATCGGCGGCCGGGCGTTCGCCGGGACCATCGTCATCCGCGGGGAAGCCGGAAGGCTGGTGCGGATCGACCTGCCGGCGGAGATTAGGATGAGCGGGATCGGCGGCGGCCAGATCCGCATCACCGACCTCGTCAGCGACGCGCCGGCGGTGGCCCGCCTCGATTCGAGCGGGCTGCTGCGGGTGCGGCTCGGCGGTCGGCTCGACATCAGCGGGGAAGCCGAGGGCGACTATCGCGGCGAGATCCCGATCACCGTCGAATATCTCTGA
- a CDS encoding DUF4402 domain-containing protein — protein MKTLTKAAVLAVAALGATPALAAPVPVSGTVPVAKANIVRPLVLTASSDLNFGTIILGSYASTQTVTVSQGGALVGCGTSGLTCQGATSAANYLVKGTNNAVVTVAAPNVTITNANNAAQTLTVVLNAPATVNLGANGNSTGAPFSIGGSLDVPVGAGDGLYAGTMAVTVDYQ, from the coding sequence ATGAAGACTCTGACCAAGGCGGCCGTGCTCGCCGTCGCCGCGCTGGGCGCCACGCCCGCGCTCGCCGCCCCGGTGCCGGTCTCCGGCACCGTTCCGGTGGCCAAGGCCAACATCGTCCGCCCGCTGGTGCTGACCGCCAGCTCGGACCTCAACTTCGGCACGATCATCCTCGGCAGCTATGCCTCGACCCAGACCGTCACGGTCAGCCAGGGCGGTGCCCTGGTCGGCTGCGGGACCAGCGGGCTGACCTGCCAGGGCGCGACCTCGGCCGCCAACTATCTGGTCAAGGGCACCAACAATGCGGTGGTGACGGTCGCCGCGCCCAACGTGACGATCACCAACGCCAACAATGCGGCGCAGACGCTGACGGTTGTCTTGAACGCCCCGGCCACGGTCAATCTCGGCGCCAACGGCAACAGCACCGGCGCGCCCTTCTCGATCGGCGGCTCGCTCGACGTCCCCGTGGGCGCCGGCGACGGGCTCTATGCCGGCACCATGGCGGTGACCGTCGACTATCAATAA